The Benincasa hispida cultivar B227 chromosome 9, ASM972705v1, whole genome shotgun sequence genome has a segment encoding these proteins:
- the LOC120085102 gene encoding neuroguidin has product MEELSNMLCDGKENKEASQLTALLKEMKEGLDTVTNKVQALTAKVKSNQLPTSDGISYLDAKYLLLLNYCSSLVYYLLRKAKGFSIEGHPVVRSLVEMRLFLEKIRPIDKKLEYQIQKLTKVSVVSKENAFMDEKDSATPQAMDDRLKYRPNPDMLVSKAEGTAEDGDGIYRPPKFAPTSMEEDKKSRKERNSLRRDLETLRRARQNDYMRELMDDMAGKPEEIKETVGLENREVARYVARMEERDRREEELFTRAPLTKMEKKREKYLKKSRYGMGGVTDSFYEEVKSLPLEGADGERPTDFSNGGGRMRNHKKRKVRH; this is encoded by the exons ATGGAGGAACTCAGCAACATGCTTTGCGATGGCAAAGAAAACAA AGAAGCTTCTCAACTAACTGCATTGCTAAAGGAAATGAAGGAAGGATTGGACACAGTCACAAATAAAGTTCAGGCTTTAACTGCCAAG GTAAAATCAAACCAGCTTCCGACATCAGATGGGATAAGCTATCTTGATGCCAAATATTTATTACTTCTAAATTATTGCTCTTCACTTGTATACTATTTGCTCCGCAAAGCCAAGGGGTTCTCAATTGAGGGCCATCCTGTTGTCAGGAGTCTTGTAGAGATGAGATTATTTCTTGAGAAG ATTCGACCTATTGATAAGAAGCTTGAGTACCAGATTCAGAAGCTAACAAAAGTTTCTGTTGTGTCAAAAGAGAATGCGTTCATGGACGAAAAGGATTCAGCTACACCTCAGGCTATGGATGATCGATTAAAATATCGTCCAAACCCTGACATGCTTGTCAGTAAAGCAGAAGGAACTGCTGAG GATGGAGATGGTATATATCGTCCACCAAAGTTTGCCCCTACTTCTATGGAAGAAGATAAGAAGTCTAGGAAGGAAAGAAATTccttgagaagggatttagagACACTCCGACGAGCTAGACAAAATGATTATATGAGAGAGCTGATGGATGACATGGCTGGGAAACCTGAAGAG ATTAAAGAAACCGTTGGACTGGAAAATAGAGAAGTTGCTAGATATGTGGCAAGAATGGAGGAACGTGACCGAAGAGAAGAGGAGCTTTTCACTCGTGCACCGCTTACAAAGatggagaaaaagagagaaaaatacttAAAGAAGTCAAGATATGG GATGGGTGGTGTAACTGATAGTTTCTATGAAGAAGTAAAATCCTTGCCCTTGGAAGGTGCCGATGGTGAGCGACCGACAGATTTCAGTAATGGTGGTGGCAGAATGAGAAATCATAAGAAACGCAAG GTTAGGCATTGA